Proteins encoded in a region of the Triticum dicoccoides isolate Atlit2015 ecotype Zavitan chromosome 3A, WEW_v2.0, whole genome shotgun sequence genome:
- the LOC119269864 gene encoding formin-like protein 1 — protein sequence MPSLRRLPRRGLPPLLLVLLPILLAPSSSRAGVLAAPATARRQLHQPFLPDPSSAAPPSQAPPGPAPPFFPTLQAPPPPPGTPTAPEQPTYPALVLPNPGTPAGSATAAPSDGAGGNKSSRSSKLVPAILLPLLTVAVLGLSIAFFFKRRRTNAGRGVGGGCVGGGESKFLHPERASLFARDEFGGSGRGAPATTAASTAPSAESLYVGTLAGREDGKSSDTTSSGDEVSRSSGGSPELRPLPPLVGRQCGPAGSRSPGIGGSSPSSGDEEFYSPRGSSKASGSQRTLAAAVQAAVAARDRSRTPSPGSAVSTPSYPSSPGATMSPAPSSPPLLSSPGQSCRRSAKARSESARDVFGMPPTPPPPPPPFAPTLPPPPPPRRKPPSPSPPSSPLVSTPPALRSATDTISKNPFTQPPAPPTSTRGQPPPPPPPPPPPLGYWESRVRKPGMSKEAMSPALSPPPQAANSRSVPPTDAFPGRLQDNADHGDKSEETTPRPKLKPLHWDKVRASSDRAMVWDQLKSSSFQVNEEMIETLFICNPANAAPKEATKRPALPTPKAENKVLLDPKKAQNIAILLRALNVTKEEVCEALCEGNTQNFGADLLETLLKMAPTKEEEIKLREFKEETSPIKLGPSEKFLKAVLDVPFAFKRVDAMLYIANFESEVKYLKNNFEILEAACEELRNSRLFLKLLEAILKTGNRMNVGTNRGDAHAFKLDTLLKLADVKGTDGKTTLLHFVVQEIIRTEGSRLSASNQSTPRTLANPLRDELECKKLGLQVVAGLGNELSSVKKAAAMDSDVLSSYVAKLAGGIEKITEVLRLNEELNTRDDAWRFHDTMQKFLKKADDEILRVQAQESVALSLVKEITEYFHGDSAKEEAHPFRIFMVVRDFLSVLTQVCREVGRINDRTIASSVRHFPVPVNPMMPQLFPRIHALRAGISDDESSVASSP from the exons ATGCCATCCTTACGGCGGCTCCCGCGCCGGGGGCTGCCGCCGCTGCTCCTCGTACTGCTCCCGATCCTgctcgccccctcctcctctcgcgCCGGCGTCCTCGCCGCTCCGGCCACCGCGAGGAGGCAGCTGCACCAGCCCTTCCTGCCGGACCCGtcctccgccgcgccgccgtcgcAGGCGCCGCCGGGCCCGGCGCCGCCCTTCTTCCCCACGCtgcaggcgccgccgccgccgccgggcacgCCCACCGCGCCGGAGCAGCCCACGTACCCCGCGCTCGTGCTCCCCAACCCCGGCACCCCCGCCGGGAGCGCCACGGCCGCGCCCTCCGACGGCGCCGGGGGCAACAAGTCGTCCAGGAGCTCCAAGCTCGTCCCGGCCATCCTGCTGCCGCTGCTCACCGTCGCCGTGCTCGGCCTCTCCATCGCCTTCTTCTTCAAGCGCCGCCGCACCAATGCCGGCCGCGGGGTCGGGGGCGGCTGCGTCGGCGGCGGGGAGAGCAAGTTCCTGCACCCGGAGCGGGCCAGCCTCTTCGCGCGCGACGAGTTCGGCGGGAGCGGCAGGGGCGCGCCGGCCACCACGGCCGCGTCCACGGCCCCGTCCGCCGAGTCCCTCTACGTGGGCACCCTGGCCGGCAGGGAGGACGGGAAGAGCAGCGACACCACCTCGTCCGGAGACGAGGTGTCCCGGAGCTCCGGCGGGTCGCCGGAGCTGCGCCCTCTGCCGCCGCTGGTGGGGCGGCAATGCGGGCCGGCCGGGTCGAGGAGCCCTGGCATCGGCGGGTCCTCCCCGTCGTCCGGGGACGAGGAATTCTACTCGCCGCGAGGATCGTCCAAGGCGTCGGGCTCGCAGCGGACGCTCGCCGCGGCGGTCCAGGCCGCCGTGGCCGCGCGCGACCGCTCCCGTACCCCCTCGCCGGGATCGGCTGTCAGCACGCCGTCGTACCCGTCTTCGCCCGGGGCGACCATGTCCCCTGCACCTTCCTCCCCGCCTCTCCTGTCCAGCCCCGGCCAGTCGTGCCGCCGCTCCGCCAAGGCAAGATCCGAGAGCGCGCGCGACGTCTTTGGCATGCCACCGACGCCTCCACCCCCACCTCCTCCGTTCGCGCCGACacttccaccgccgccgcctccccgccggaAACCACCGtccccatcgccaccgtcctctccACTCGTGAGCACGCCGCCAGCTCTCAGATCCGCCACCGACACCATCTCAAAAAACCCATTCACCCAGCCACCAGCCCCACCGACAAGCACGCGCGGGCAacctcctccgccaccgccgcctccaccgccgccgttgGGCTACTGGGAGAGCCGCGTTCGCAAGCCCGGCATGTCGAAAGAGGCCATGTCGCCGGCGCTGTCTCCGCCGCCCCAAGCCGCCAATTCCAGGAGCGTTCCACCCACCGACGCGTTCCCCGGGCGGCTGCAGGACAATGCGGACCATGGCGACAAGTCCGAGGAGACCACGCCGCGGCCGAAGCTGAAGCCCCTGCACTGGGACAAGGTTCGGGCCAGCTCCGACCGAGCCATGGTGTGGGATCAGCTCAAATCCAGCTCATTCCA GGTGAATGAGGAGATGATCGAGACGTTGTTCATCTGCAATCCGGCGAATGCGGCGCCGAAGGAGGCGACAAAGAGGCCGGCGTTGCCGACGCCCAAGGCGGAGAACAAGGTGCTGCTGGATCCAAAGAAGGCACAGAACATCGCCATCTTGCTGCGCGCTCTGAATGTTACCAAGGAGGAGGTCTGCGAAGCCCTCTGCGAAG GTAACACGCAGAACTTCGGCGCAGATTTACTGGAGACCTTGCTAAAGATGGCTCCTACCAAGGAAGAGGAGATCAAGTTGAGAGAATTCAAAGAAGAGACATCTCCTATTAAGCTTGGCCCTTCCGAAAAGTTCCTTAAGGCGGTTCTTGATGTGCCTTTTGCTTTCAAAAGAGTAGACGCAATGCTTTATATTGCTAACTTTGAATCAGAGGTCAAGTACTTGAAGAACAACTTTGAGATCCTTGAG GCTGCTTGTGAGGAGCTTCGAAACAGCAGACTATTTCTGAAGCTACTGGAGGCCATTCTCAAGACTGGCAACAGGATGAATGTTGGCACAAATCGGGGCGATGCTCATGCGTTCAAGCTTGACACTCTACTCAAACTGGCTGATGTCAAAGGCACCGATGGCAAGACAACCCTTCTGCATTTCGTCGTGCAGGAGATCATCCGAACAGAGGGCTCCCGTCTCTCTGCCAGCAACCAATCAACGCCAAGAACTCTCGCGAACCCTCTCCGAGACGAGCTTGAGTGCAAAAAGCTCGGCCTCCAAGTGGTGGCTGGCCTCGGCAACGAGCTCAGCAGCGTCAAGAAGGCGGCGGCAATGGACTCCGACGTGCTAAGCAGCTACGTCGCGAAGCTCGCAGGAGGAATAGAGAAGATCACCGAGGTTTTGCGGTTGAATGAAGAGCTGAACACGAGGGACGACGCGTGGAGGTTCCATGACACGATGCAGAAgttcctgaagaaggccgacgacgaGATCCTCAGGGTTCAAGCTCAGGAGAGCGTCGCGCTGTCGCTCGTGAAGGAGATCACCGAGTACTTCCATGGCGACTCGGCGAAAGAGGAGGCCCATCCTTTCAGGATCTTCATGGTGGTCAGGGATTTCCTCTCGGTGCTCACTCAGGTGTGCAGGGAGGTCGGCAGGATCAATGACCGCACGATCGCCAGCTCCGTGCGCCATTTCCCGGTGCCCGTCAACCCGATGATGCCGCAGTTGTTCCCGAGGATCCACGCGTTGAGAGCTGGAATCTCCGACGACGAGAGCTCGGTCGCGTCGTCGCCCTGA